The genomic DNA GGCATTCTGAGTACCGTCCTGGAACTGGTTTGGCTCTGATCGACTGCGCCCGTTTTGCCCATTGCAAGTGAAGCGTTGAAGCCCGTGCGACAGTCGCTGGGACGATCTGGACAGCTCGACTCATCATGATCGAGGACCAAAAGTAGCGGTGAGGTCCCGGCCGATAGTCGAGCACTGATACGTTGGCAAACGGCCCGACCGATACCGAGAGCTGCAATTCTATTCTGTCTGGTAGCTCATCGTGCGATAAAGTGGACCTGGTTTCCGTTAGCGCGGCCCGCCGGGTCCGCTCAAACGATGCGCTCCTCTAAGAAGAGAGCATCGGATTCGATCCCAAAAAGTGAATTCCACCTTTCACGTCCGATGCTCGAGCCAGGCGAGATCATAGGGTCTCCGCCGACACTACGGCGACATCTCAAGTCGCTTGGTCAGTCTTGCTGCGAGAGCTTATGGCCAGAGCGAGACCGCCCAGGACCAAAGTCACGCCGACGGCAAAAAGGCCCCCGATCCGGTCGCCGAATATCGCGGATGAAGCGGCAACACCGAACACCGGCTGAAGGTACTGGACGCTGGCGGCAGTCCCGGTCGGAACTGTGCGCAGGATGTTGAGCCACAGGAACAGACCCGCGACGCTCACTGCGAGCCCGAGATAGACCCCAGCCCAGAGCGCCTGGGCCGTGACGTGAAATGGAACGTGCCACATCTCCCAGCCTGCCCAGGGCAGCAGCGCAACGAAGCCAAACAGGGTGCTCCAGGCCGCTACGGTGACGGTTCCGTATTCGTGGGAAAGTTCGACGCTCCAGACATAATAGAACGCGACGGCAAGCGCGGAGAGCAACATGAGACCGGCACCGGCAATGCTGGTTTGGAGCACGACACTTGTCTCGTTCGTATTTCCCAACGCAACCAGCGCAATGCCGGCGAAGGCCGCCAGCAATCCCAGCTTTTGCCGACGCGACACGGGCTGCTTGAGTCTGAGGGCTGCAAACATCACGACGAAGATGGGAATGGCGGCTGAGATGATGGTCCCGACCGAAGCCGACGTGCCGGCGACGCCAAAGGCCTGAGCGACTTGGCCCACGCCGATGCCCAAGACTCCGAGTGCCGCAATGCTGGGCAGCGCTCGCCAGGGAGGTTGCTTTCTGCCAAGGGTGAAGAGCACCAGTAACGGCACGGCGATGGCAAACCGGAGCGCGGTCAGCGTCAGCGGCGGCAGTGTAAGCAGGCCGAGTTTCGTGACCGGAATGGACAGTCCCCACATGATTGCGAGCAGCAGCATCGCCGCGAGGCTGCGCATGGATGGGGTCGCATGGCGGGGGGCGATAGGCGAAAGGGAAGGGACAGGAGAGGTGCCCGCTGTGCTCTGGCTCGACATGAACTGCCCCGCGCGGAGGTGAAGTGACGCCATCGCGTCTGTCCCGATTGGTAGAATGGAGGAATATGGCTGACAAACCATTTGTTCTCACGTAACGTGTGAGCCACACTCACGCGTGTGGCCCCATGTTTGACCGGCTTCCCCCTCTGCAAACCCTGCGCGCCTTCGAGGCAACCGGACGCCTCTTGAGCATGACGCTGGCGGCAGAGGAGTTACATGTCACCCACGGGGCGGTAAGCCGGCACATCAAGAACCTCGAAGATCATCTTGGCGTAGCATTGTTTCTGCGCCTGACCCGCCGGATCGTCCTGACCAACGAGGGGGCCGAGTTCCTCCTGGCCGTCACTCGCCTCCTTACAGACCTGACCCGATCAGCCGAAAGTCTCCGTGGGCCGAAGAGTGCAGGGCGGCTGACCATCAGCACAGGGATCTCATTCGCGAGCAAGTGGCTAGGGCCACGCCTGCATCGGCTGATGGCTCGGCATCCCGAACTCGATATCCATCTCGACATAACGGATACCAATGTCGACCTGTCCAACGGGCAGATCGATGCAGCGGTGCGCTACGGCATTGGCCGCTATCCGCACGTCGTCGCGGAGCGGATCCTGGAAGAAACGATCACGCCGGTGTGCAGCCCGGCCTATCGAGCCAAGATGGGTGGACTGCCGTCGGTTGAGAGCCTAGCCGAGTGCAGGCTGTTGCATGAAGACCGCCTGGTGTATGACGACCGTATGCTGGCCAACTGGGAGCAATGGTTTGCAATGGCGGGGGTGGATGGCGTTCCCAGGGGACGTGGCCCGATCTACAGTCATGGCAGCATGGCGACCGAGGCAGCCATTCGCGGGGAGGGCGTGGCCCTGGGACGCAGCGCCCTGGTGGCGGAAGACCTTGCTGCCGGACGGCTGGTTGCCCCGTTTCCCCAGTTACGGCTCAATGCCGAGCGTGGCTACGACCTTGTCTATCGCCCGGGCGATCGGCATCAGCCCAAGGTTTGTGCGGTGCGCGATTGGCTGACAGACGAGATCCGACAGTTTCTCGCGGAAGTCGATTGACGGCCGATGCCGACGTTTCCCTATAGGGGCCATCACTCAACGGCATCGGACGTGACATCGAACCCATATCCGATGCAGTAAGCCTCTGTGTTCGAGCATGCTTTCATGCAAAACCGGTTTCCACTTCTTCGCACGATGCTCCAGCAGGATGACCGTGCGAGGCAGGAACAATCGGCACGGCTCAGATTCCTGAAAGCGGGCGGGCGCTTTGGGTCATCATCCGGGGCAATGTCCAGCGAGTGGGGCGCCCTAGATTGTATCCTGTGACGTTCGCCCTGGTCCTCCGGGTTGTCGACACGCGAATCCGCCTGGATCTCGAAGATCGACATTCGGCTCGGAGAACCGCACTCCAAGGGAGTCAGACATGAGGATTGGAATCATCGGTGCAGGGAACATCGGGGGCAACCTGACCCGGCGCCTGACTGCGCTGGGGCACGAGGTGGTCGTGGCCAACTCGCGGGACCCTGGGACGCTCGCCCCCTTGGCGCAGGAAACCGGGGCCAAGGCGGTTTGGGTCGCGGAGGCAGTGCGCGACAAGGATCTCATCGTCGTCACGATCCCGGAGAAGAACATTCCTGACCTGCCGGCCGGTTTGTTCGATGGTGTCGGTGCCGATGTCGTCGTCATCGACACAGGCAACTACTATCCGCAGCAGCGCGACGGTCGTATCGACGACATCGAAAATGGGATGCCTGAAAGCCGATGGGTCGAGCGGCAACTGGGCCGGCCGGTGATCAAGGCGTTCAACAACATCTATGCTCGGCACCTGCTCGAGCGCGGTCAACCGCGAGGCACCCCCGGTCGCATTGCCTTGCCGGTCGCGGGGGATGATCCTGAGGCCAAAGCCGTTGTGCTTCGGATTGTCGACGAACTCGGGTTCGATGGCGTCGACGCTGGAGGCCTGGACGAGTCCTGGCGGCAACAGCCAGGAACCCCGGTGTACGCGACAGATCATGATGCCGAGGGAGTTCGTCGCGCACTTGCGGAAGCGAGACCGGAGCGCGGACCGGAATGGCGTGCCGGGTAGGCCCTGCACCAATCGATACGGACGACCTCAGCCGCTGCACGCTGAGATCGTAGGGAAACAGACGCCCGCGATGCCGAACAATGCAATCTGGTCCGTGGTGGCGTTGCCGCGTTGGCTGCAGGGGATCAAACGCGATTCACGCCCCGGTAGCGAACGAAGGCCGTCTGGCCTGAGGGGCCGAATAGGATGACGTCGTAGGTGTCCGGCTCCGTTCCGGCCATCTCCATTCCGGGAGAACCCATCGGCATGCCGGGAACGGCTAATCCCTTCGCCCGGGGCCTCTCGGCCAGCAGTCGCTTGACTGCGTCTGCCGGCACGTGTCCTTCGATCACGTAGCCCTCTACCTCGGCCGTGTGGCAGGAGGCGAGAGCCTCGGGTACGCCGAGCCGAACCTTCACTTGGTCGACGTGGGGCGTGGTGACAACTTCCATCGGGAAGCCGGCGGCTTCCATGTGCACGACCCAGCCGCTGCAGCAGCCGCAGTTCGGATCCTTGGTCACGACCATCTTCGGCAGGGCTGCCTGCGCGGAGGCGCGTCCCGTCATGAGGACCACGCCAGAGACACCGAGAATGGTCAGAAAGCGGCGGCGGTCGAGCATGGGGATTTCCTTCGGGCTGCTATCGCACATGGGCGGGTCTCGGGTACTTGGTGATGCTGCTGGTATCCTTGCGCCTCCCCACGATGGTAAGGTCAAGCGGCAATCGGGCCCGAACCCACATCCGATGCC from Microvirga sp. TS319 includes the following:
- a CDS encoding DMT family transporter, whose amino-acid sequence is MLLLAIMWGLSIPVTKLGLLTLPPLTLTALRFAIAVPLLVLFTLGRKQPPWRALPSIAALGVLGIGVGQVAQAFGVAGTSASVGTIISAAIPIFVVMFAALRLKQPVSRRQKLGLLAAFAGIALVALGNTNETSVVLQTSIAGAGLMLLSALAVAFYYVWSVELSHEYGTVTVAAWSTLFGFVALLPWAGWEMWHVPFHVTAQALWAGVYLGLAVSVAGLFLWLNILRTVPTGTAASVQYLQPVFGVAASSAIFGDRIGGLFAVGVTLVLGGLALAISSRSKTDQAT
- the gcvA gene encoding transcriptional regulator GcvA, whose translation is MFDRLPPLQTLRAFEATGRLLSMTLAAEELHVTHGAVSRHIKNLEDHLGVALFLRLTRRIVLTNEGAEFLLAVTRLLTDLTRSAESLRGPKSAGRLTISTGISFASKWLGPRLHRLMARHPELDIHLDITDTNVDLSNGQIDAAVRYGIGRYPHVVAERILEETITPVCSPAYRAKMGGLPSVESLAECRLLHEDRLVYDDRMLANWEQWFAMAGVDGVPRGRGPIYSHGSMATEAAIRGEGVALGRSALVAEDLAAGRLVAPFPQLRLNAERGYDLVYRPGDRHQPKVCAVRDWLTDEIRQFLAEVD
- a CDS encoding NADPH-dependent F420 reductase — protein: MRIGIIGAGNIGGNLTRRLTALGHEVVVANSRDPGTLAPLAQETGAKAVWVAEAVRDKDLIVVTIPEKNIPDLPAGLFDGVGADVVVIDTGNYYPQQRDGRIDDIENGMPESRWVERQLGRPVIKAFNNIYARHLLERGQPRGTPGRIALPVAGDDPEAKAVVLRIVDELGFDGVDAGGLDESWRQQPGTPVYATDHDAEGVRRALAEARPERGPEWRAG
- a CDS encoding DUF411 domain-containing protein, translating into MLDRRRFLTILGVSGVVLMTGRASAQAALPKMVVTKDPNCGCCSGWVVHMEAAGFPMEVVTTPHVDQVKVRLGVPEALASCHTAEVEGYVIEGHVPADAVKRLLAERPRAKGLAVPGMPMGSPGMEMAGTEPDTYDVILFGPSGQTAFVRYRGVNRV